From the genome of Kluyveromyces lactis strain NRRL Y-1140 chromosome F complete sequence:
TGgttgaatattttgttgGAAAATTTCTGGTAAGCTAGtcaataatttttcaatgttgcTTCTAGCCTCAATTAGTGGAACCAATAGGCCAGTGGGAGAAGGTAAGAATGGTTCATCCAAGTCAGCGACGTCGTACATCTTAATGTTGTCACCTTCTTCGTCCAAAGGAATACGGAAGTAATGTAGAGATTGATCAACACAAATAATAGAGATTCTTGTTCTCTCATCATGGTTTGGAATGGTATCCAAGCTTTCCAAGAGAGTTCTTGCAGCAGTAGCCAACAAGCCATTCTTGATTGATGCCTGAGAAACGTCCAAAATGAAAGCGTAAGTGGATGGTGGTGGTGGTCTGACAGCGTATTCTTTAGGAGCAACGAAATCCACAACAGAATGGTTGAATTCGGGTCTCTCGTAACGGTTACCATTCATATCAATTGCTTGAGGGAAGTTGTTCGCCAAGTTACAGAAGTTACATCTCCAACGTAAACCATTCTCGATTACTTGTACGAAGGGGTTCAAGTAGGCACGACAACGTCTACAACGAACCACAACACCGTCTTCGCTAGTTGGCACTGGACATTCAGAGTCGGTTAACTTAGTGTATGGTCTGATAACCATAGCTAATGGTAGTTTCGATTTTTTCAGTaaagaattgttttttGGAACGGCGTTCAAAGTGCACCTTAAATGGTCAGAACAATTGTTAACTGTATCGTTAGGAACAATCATCTTCTCTGGAGGGAGCATCAACGGTGGTGGAGGCAAAGACAAGTCAGTGATTGGAGGAGGCAAttcttggaacaaatcAACTGGGTACAATTGATTCATTGGTTTACCCACAGCCATTCCTACTCCTGGTTGTTGATATTGTggttgctgctgctgttgtcCGTACGTTTGCCCATACGGCTGTTGCATTGGCTGCTGATACTGCTGCTGAACACCGGATATGTTATCGGCGCCGTAGCCACTGTTCATTGGCTGGCCATATTGAGGAGCCCCACCGTATGGTGGTTGTTGCACCGGGGTTCCAGCTTGCTGGAATGCAGTAGGATCAACCACAGGAACGTTGTGTAATTGCATATTACCAATGCCGTTACTTGCTTGGTCGATCTGTTGATGCAAATGTTGTTGAGCAGGAGTCAGAAATTGCGGCTGTCCAGCACCTACAGTTTGCGGAGGAACACCTCCACCAACAATTGGCTGTGCAATCCCTTCTGCAATTTGGTACTGAGCCTGAGGATAAACACGCTTCTTATGGTGTGACATGGTTCAGTATAATTTGATCTCCTGTATCACTCGATTGTCTGTaactctttctcttttatcTGCAAAAAATACAATGCAAAGAGCCTTCTCCTTTATAAACTTCTGATAAGTCGCCTAGATCCTGACACAGTTATTGACTCTACCAAGTTGAAGATCCAAAAGAGTAGATGCCTCAATCGATGgcaattgaatatcaaatgtGTGTATTGTTTTTATAATTTTCGGCCCGTTTTGTTATTGTCGAAGAATCGAAATTTGGGTTTTTGgatttttgaaattttttttttatttggtTTCCTTTCAAGATAACTGCTAAATAAACTGACGCGGTTTGAGAGGCTTTTTCCAGCGTATGTATATGGTTGCTGCTTTATTAGCCAATTGCTCAGTCGATGTTAGCTACATATattgtatttctttgatcatTGACATATGTGTATTGTATGCTGCAGTTCGTATTTGTATATTGACAGCTGTCAGATtttaataataatattcGGGTAACATCATAGTTCGTGTTCTCTCAGAATCACATAGTTAAGTAATTAATGTCGACGTGGTCATTGTAGAAGATAAAACTTTCGGGCAGATTGTGGGTCACTGATACTCCCTCCAGACACTGTACGGGCTTTAACGAACCTACCTGTGGTTATGCAGTGCTTTATTTGTTGATGGATATTTAGAGATATAAACCTTGctatatcacgtgatatgaAAGTTCGAGGTCTGCttattttatttacaaTGTGCGTAGATTTTGGATCAGATCTTTAAACAAGATGTCTCGAAGGTAAAACGATTTTAAATACGAGCAATCCATCCATTGTTCCTAGTATTCGATATCATAAGGTTCTACACTGGTAATTCAGCTAATACCTGTGACTGACACTCAAatctgcttctttttcccaCTGGTACACCATAGAATACCCTTAATTAAATCAAGTGATGTCCCAAATCCAATTTTACAACATCAAGAACGGAGAAGAGGTTCATACACCCGCACTTATTGTCCACGGAAATATAAATACAAATGCCAATTCTGTCCAAGTGCATCATTCGCAGCTCCCTCCCTTAACGTTTCCCGTTAACAACCACGGATTCAAGTGCATTATTTCTTTGACTCCTGGTGAAAACTTACTATGGTTCACTGGAAATGACAATTCTACGGCGCAATTAACTATTCAATACGTACCATTGTTACAGAACCCGCCAATTCATCTATGTCTACTACTCGCTAAAGATTCTCCTCTGAAATATGATGCACCAGCTGTACAGATTCGTAAGGAGGGTGGTAACGGTCTCGATTTGGCCataaagaaattgagaaCTGGTGCACGGATCATGCAAGCTTTCACTAATGAACAAATGGTTCGTAACGGCGTCGGTCAAAGAACTTTCCGATTCGTGGAAGAATTCACGAAGGATACCCTCCTAAAGGATGACGAGTTAAGAAACACCGTTAAGATTCATATTCTAAAAAGTGAGAAGACTACCGTGGAGCTAAGAGATATTAATATCGCACAACAGAATCCTAATGCAAAAGATGCAGGTGGCTTATTTGGTATAGCTATGAAGGAATTAGAAAGATATGGTGCACCATTTAATGACAACTATAACACTTCTCAAGCTGCTGTCATGTTCATGGATAGTCATTGGGAcaaaaaactgaaattgATTACTGCGCATGCCGCTCTCGGTGGTGGTACAAATAAGATCAAACTTGCAATTTTCGGTTCCCATGGTCTGTATTCTTGGCCTACTTGCTTTCAAGACATTGTTCCTTACTTTTTAGATGATACCAGAGCAAGCACCTCTGAAGTAGCCAATGATTGTAACCAGTGCGGTACCCACTGGGAATGTCTCGCAATTACACTAGGTGCATTCATGCATGAAATAGGACACTTGCTAGGCTGTCCACATCAAGAAAATGGGGTAATGTTAAGAGATTACATGACTTTGAACAGATCGTTCCTTACCAAAGAAGCTTACAGTTTAAGAACTAATTCATATGGTGCCCAATCTCCAATATATCCTAAACTCGAATGTACATGGCACAGATTGGATATTCTTCGATTCTTATACCATCCCAGCTTTGCACTACCTCAAGACTTTTATGATCCGCAATTATTAAGACCAGGTCAGCTAGATCATTGGAAATATCAGAAGGCCACCTTGTTCCCGATGGGAAATCAAACTGCAAGTATTAAATCGGAATCAGGTATCTACTGTATTGAAATAATATGTGGTGAGTTCGGGAAAGCCCACTTGGAATATCTACCAAAACAACATGGTGGTGTAGGACCCCAAAAGGAAATCTTAGTTACTCTGGATCAGCTGCGTTCCATGATTCCTCCTGCTCAAGTTCCTGAGTTCGGTAACAAGTTCAATATAAAAGTTCACTCCATTAACGCTGCTACCGCTGAATTTACCAACTTTCCGGAGATAATCAATGTTAAGCCAATTTCCATGAAAGAATATGGTTTCGGAAATAACGTTCTAGGTGTTAAATCTACACTATTAGGTAACGCCAACCGTGGTAGTCCAACTGGTTTAGTTCCAATTAAAGTTGAGCAATGCTACATCGTGCGCGTTTATCATGGCGCAGCTTTAGATGGTATCAGATTTTATGCTAAGGACACATCAGAAGCTCCTCAGATTCCTCCACGCACTTACGCCGGAAAGGTGTCTAGCATATTTAAAGGTGCAAAAGATGTTATGACAAGTGGTCCATCAGTATTATTTGGGAAGGAGACTGCTAATTATAGTGATCTAAGACTGGAATCCAACGAATATATAACAGGATTCAACGTTAGAGCAGGTGCTTGGATAGACGCGATCCAGGTAATTACAAGCAAAGGTAGATTATCTGAAATGTTCGGATCAAAATCTGGAGGTTCATTGGGAACACTAACCCCGCCTCCGAATAAGAAAGTCTTGGCAATATACGGAAATGTCAGCAGTTGGGTTGACGCAGTAGGAATAGTTTTCGAGGCTTGATGGTCAAATACGATAAATCATTAAATTACAACTAAGGTTGACGTTGTAGTCTGTAAATACTTGATGCAGAAGATATTTAAAGGAGTGTTAAACTATTAATAAGATCTCAACTTGTATGAGGGGACATTGTTTCACTCTGACTTCTAGAAAGAGGGGGAGCCTGAGGTGTAGTGTCactctttgatttttcattaGTAGCCAATTTTGATAGCTTTTCATTTAACTTATCTAATTCAATCGAGTTAGCTAGTTCCCTAGGAGAAACacttcttttcaaaattccAACATGGTCTGAGCTATGGTTACGAGACATTGTCCTGGCCAATAAGCTGGGATTTGTCCGATATGGTGGAAGTTGTCTAGCTGGGTGAACAGATCTAGAGGCACCTGACATATTTGTGGAGGAAGAGTACGGTAGATTATGTGGCAACCGATTCGAAGACTGTCCTCCACTGCTGGTTGTTGTGAAGCTACTGCTATGGCTAACACTCCTGGACTTTCCGCTGGTGGCAGAGGATGGAGCAGTAGGTATGATTGAgtatcttctttcttgatggaCTAAACCGACCTCTTTAACCTTAGTTGTATTCAAGTCAGTATGTGGTACCTTAGAAAATGTGTCTGTTTCTTCGTTATATTCATATAGATACCAGCTTACACCATATGGTTTGGGCTCCAAACAGTACACGGAATGTAGGGGGACATCCAAATTTGTAATAACGTCCTTACTCAAGTTCAAAAAATAACCAAGTAAAACTCTTGCTACCACTCGATGCGTGACGATTAGAAGATTATCCGTAATTCTTTCTATTTCTGTAATCACAGGGCGTAACCTGTTAATAACATCCATATAAGATTCACCTCCAATGCCAGGATATCTATACCTTAACTTGTCTAGAAGCCTTTCTTCATATTCTTCAGGAGAGCGTAGCAATATTTCTTCGTATGTAAGCCCATCAAAATCACCTGCACTTAACTCATCTAACATTTTCATTTGTTTAATGTCAAAATGCCTGTCATTAAAAGTGCATGCGGTAGCCATAgctctttttttcattgatgtCCATACAAAAAATTCTGTCGGCGTAAACTCATGTTTGGTATCTTGAGTGCAAACTTTCAAGTGTTCTTTCATTTGATTCTCATTGAAAAGCTTTCTTTGTTCCTCCATAAACCTGGCTAAAGCTCTTGCATATTTCAAACCACGTTTAGTTAGTTGAGAATCACCACCGATTTTACCAGAGACGTTAAATTCACTTTCACCACTCCTTGTAATCCAGATTTGTCTCTCAGCAAGATTGAAGTTTAATAGATAGTATACTGTTTGTGAAGCCAAGAATCCCTGTATATCATAggaaacaatttttttaCCAATGTCGATCATCTTGATGTATGGAACATTTTCATCGTCTTCGATGGTCTCATACTTTTTCATATAATTAGACAATCTTCCCTTGAAATCTGATAAAGATGACTCAGGATCTTTCCCCTTATAATCTGGTCCCAGTAGTTTCATTcttatattcttttcgaCGGTCTCTTTATCCGAACAAATACTTTCTAGGAACAAaactttgatgaatttatttctttcatgAATCTTTTTAAGAATCATCCTACGCCTTTCTTTAGTGGAATTAGTTGCATCAAAGATTCCAACTGAGCCTGGGCCATTCAATAAATATTCTAAAAGTTGGTCCAAAGTGTCAAGAGCCCATTTATTCCTTAACATCTTGGAATGCTCGTCGTCCGgatcaaaaaaatttgaatccTGTTCCTTCATGTTATGTTCTTTTGCAAATTGCCTTCTAGTATTACCCACATTGAACACTTTACAATAATACATGGAATAGTTCAAGTACCTGGATAATTTATTTGTAATGAACGATTTTCCTGTCGCAGGCAACCCGACCATTATGATGATCAACTTGGACCCCGGATCCTTTTGAGATATAATACCATCGGGAGAAGTCTTAGATTTTGTCAACCCCGGCACATCGATAGTGGTGGGCCTCCTTTTCGGTACCATATGAGACGGTGGGTGATTTTCAAGCATCGACTGGTCCTGCCAATCTTCTGCGCCGCTTTGGAACCCATTCTCGGAAGAAAGTTGTTCTTCAGTGACCGGTCCCAACACAGGAGACCCAGTTGGTGAAGTGCTCCTTGAACTTTGAGGAGACGTCTCAGCAGAAGTCTCTACTGAACTACTGGGAGACTGGAACCTAGAAACAACGGGCGTATCACTTAAAGGCCGCTTTTGAAACTGAGGTAAATTATCAACCTCGTAGATTCCATCCTCATTCTCAtccattttcaattgtgTCGCTTGATCATGTCTCTTATCTTCGATGGACTGTGTAGGTTCCAACTCGGAATCTGAACTAGAAACCAAAACATGTTCAGAGAACGAAACTCTTCTAAACATATACGAATTGGTAAATCTGATGACAGGATCCCCTAACAAAATCTCTAGTTCTCAGAGCGAAAAATATAAACGCTAGAAAATTGAGAAAAATTAACGGAGAATAACGTTAAACCTGAACGTTGAATTCAGTTTACTTTGCCACTGAGCTGTAGTACTTTAAATGCTAAAAGCTTGATCCTGCCCTTGTTTAGGGTTCCATGTTTCTGTTACATCATTCCTCATGTGATGTTAGAATaaatcatttcaaattctaATTTCAACCTATATATAATTTTAAGggaagaaaatcaaaaaaaaaaaaaaaatgctaTAGTTAGGAATGAGCATATGCTAGCTTCCTTGGGTCAAATGGATTTTTGGGCCTCGAAAAACGAGAGGAAAAAGTAGACTTGCTGACATAAGGGACAAACTAAAAGAGGACAGACACCAAAAGGGAAGAgagacaaaaaaaataaagaaatcacgtgatatataTTTCTCTCACTCCTCCCATTCTCTCCCATACTGTCTCGCTCATCTTACTTTACCTATTTCATGGAAAACGTAAACAAAATCAGAATTCGTTTTTGATATTTAGCATTACGACAATGATAAAGCGGGAGCTTTAGTGTTGAGATCAATTGAAGGCATAGCTATTGGCACAGCAGGTCCTTTGAAGAGAGTTTTATTAGGTAAAGTTTTGATTTACAAATCTAGAAACTGTTTTAGCAGGATATCCCAGTTGTTCATCAGAGTTTACGGTGGCAGTGTGTTCAAAATATTACTCaaaaaatgtcatttcTACAGAACTTGTATGTTGTAAGATTGTTATTTGTGTCCTCTTTACAAAGTAAGTGAGAGCGGCCTTGATAGTTTTCAATTATTTTACTAACGTTGAGGTTTCTGCGATTTTTACTCGCTTGGGAACTTTCCATATGTTTTCAGTCATTTGAGTCCAGGTCAGACGATAAAATCAACTCGAGGATTCAAATGGAATACAGCCAAAAATACGAATAAAGATGGGAATGGCAATGGTAATACAAATGGTAACGGATTCCAAAATGTAAACCTTACAAACGACTTGAGTTTGCCTCAATTTAACGATAACATGCCACAACAGCTTTCAACTCCTCAGAAAC
Proteins encoded in this window:
- a CDS encoding putative metalloendopeptidase (similar to uniprot|P40483 Saccharomyces cerevisiae YIL108W Hypothetical ORF) yields the protein MSQIQFYNIKNGEEVHTPALIVHGNINTNANSVQVHHSQLPPLTFPVNNHGFKCIISLTPGENLLWFTGNDNSTAQLTIQYVPLLQNPPIHLCLLLAKDSPLKYDAPAVQIRKEGGNGLDLAIKKLRTGARIMQAFTNEQMVRNGVGQRTFRFVEEFTKDTLLKDDELRNTVKIHILKSEKTTVELRDINIAQQNPNAKDAGGLFGIAMKELERYGAPFNDNYNTSQAAVMFMDSHWDKKLKLITAHAALGGGTNKIKLAIFGSHGLYSWPTCFQDIVPYFLDDTRASTSEVANDCNQCGTHWECLAITLGAFMHEIGHLLGCPHQENGVMLRDYMTLNRSFLTKEAYSLRTNSYGAQSPIYPKLECTWHRLDILRFLYHPSFALPQDFYDPQLLRPGQLDHWKYQKATLFPMGNQTASIKSESGIYCIEIICGEFGKAHLEYLPKQHGGVGPQKEILVTLDQLRSMIPPAQVPEFGNKFNIKVHSINAATAEFTNFPEIINVKPISMKEYGFGNNVLGVKSTLLGNANRGSPTGLVPIKVEQCYIVRVYHGAALDGIRFYAKDTSEAPQIPPRTYAGKVSSIFKGAKDVMTSGPSVLFGKETANYSDLRLESNEYITGFNVRAGAWIDAIQVITSKGRLSEMFGSKSGGSLGTLTPPPNKKVLAIYGNVSSWVDAVGIVFEA
- the PFK26 gene encoding 6-phosphofructo-2-kinase (similar to uniprot|P40433 Saccharomyces cerevisiae YIL107C PFK26 6-phosphofructo-2-kinase inhibited by phosphoenolpyruvate and sn-glycerol 3-phosphate has negligible fructose-2 6-bisphosphatase activity transcriptional regulation involves protein kinase A); the protein is MFRRVSFSEHVLVSSSDSELEPTQSIEDKRHDQATQLKMDENEDGIYEVDNLPQFQKRPLSDTPVVSRFQSPSSSVETSAETSPQSSRSTSPTGSPVLGPVTEEQLSSENGFQSGAEDWQDQSMLENHPPSHMVPKRRPTTIDVPGLTKSKTSPDGIISQKDPGSKLIIIMVGLPATGKSFITNKLSRYLNYSMYYCKVFNVGNTRRQFAKEHNMKEQDSNFFDPDDEHSKMLRNKWALDTLDQLLEYLLNGPGSVGIFDATNSTKERRRMILKKIHERNKFIKVLFLESICSDKETVEKNIRMKLLGPDYKGKDPESSLSDFKGRLSNYMKKYETIEDDENVPYIKMIDIGKKIVSYDIQGFLASQTVYYLLNFNLAERQIWITRSGESEFNVSGKIGGDSQLTKRGLKYARALARFMEEQRKLFNENQMKEHLKVCTQDTKHEFTPTEFFVWTSMKKRAMATACTFNDRHFDIKQMKMLDELSAGDFDGLTYEEILLRSPEEYEERLLDKLRYRYPGIGGESYMDVINRLRPVITEIERITDNLLIVTHRVVARVLLGYFLNLSKDVITNLDVPLHSVYCLEPKPYGVSWYLYEYNEETDTFSKVPHTDLNTTKVKEVGLVHQERRYSIIPTAPSSATSGKSRSVSHSSSFTTTSSGGQSSNRLPHNLPYSSSTNMSGASRSVHPARQLPPYRTNPSLLARTMSRNHSSDHVGILKRSVSPRELANSIELDKLNEKLSKLATNEKSKSDTTPQAPPLSRSQSETMSPHTS